Proteins from one Chitinophaga oryzae genomic window:
- a CDS encoding FAD-dependent oxidoreductase, whose translation MIRQIKWWLLAICCPLTILPAASQAGTPKEVDICVYGGTSAGIMAAYTAKKLHKTVLLIEPGKHLGGLTTGGLGYTDIGNKYAITGLARDFYRRIGTHYGKFEQWIFEPHVASQTFDGYLKNAKVEIWYDHQLTTVKKENGYIREITLEGPSPVVVKARMFIDCSYEGDLMAKAGVSYTVGREANSTYQETYNGVQLRDKHQFPDGIDPYKTPGKPESGLLWGVSPAPLAAQGSGDKSVQAYNFRICLTNRPENMIPITQPEGYDASRYELLLRVLEKAPAKSLWGFLKFDLMPNGKTDINNNGPFSTDMIGMNYDYPEADAKKRKEIIRQHELYNKGLLYFIGHDPRMPEQLRREMLQWGYPKDEYVNNGHWSPQLYVREVRRMVGEYVMTQANCQGRATVTDGVGMAAYTMDSHNCQRVVVNGMVKNEGDVQIGGFGPYPISYRSLVPKTGECANLLVPVCLSASHIAYGSIRMEPVFMVLAQSAATAAVVAIDSKVPVQQVAVKKVQQLLAANPLADNSTPEILVDNDDAAHVTLKGDWKKETRGSYGPSLYLDDSKGGLPKSARFVPEIQREGEYHIYSYLPKLASQATVTHVQVFDGKELKPVKIETGAVKVEGQTSGEWVSLGTFRLPKGKKAYVEVSNEQADGAVVADALLFIAR comes from the coding sequence ATGATCAGACAAATTAAATGGTGGCTGCTGGCCATTTGTTGCCCGTTGACCATACTACCGGCTGCCTCACAGGCCGGCACGCCCAAAGAAGTGGATATTTGCGTATATGGCGGCACATCCGCCGGTATCATGGCGGCATATACCGCTAAGAAGCTGCATAAAACCGTATTGCTGATAGAGCCGGGCAAACATCTCGGCGGCCTGACCACCGGCGGCCTGGGCTACACGGATATCGGCAATAAATACGCGATCACCGGCCTGGCCCGCGATTTTTACCGCCGTATTGGCACGCACTACGGTAAGTTTGAACAATGGATTTTTGAACCGCATGTAGCTTCGCAGACATTCGACGGTTACCTGAAAAACGCAAAGGTGGAAATATGGTATGATCACCAGCTGACCACCGTGAAAAAAGAGAATGGCTACATTCGGGAGATTACACTGGAAGGTCCTTCTCCCGTGGTAGTAAAGGCCCGCATGTTTATTGATTGTTCCTATGAAGGCGACCTGATGGCGAAAGCCGGTGTTTCGTATACCGTTGGCCGTGAGGCGAACAGTACTTACCAGGAAACTTATAACGGAGTACAGTTGAGAGACAAGCACCAGTTCCCCGACGGGATAGATCCGTATAAAACACCGGGTAAGCCGGAGAGCGGGCTGCTGTGGGGCGTGAGCCCTGCGCCGCTGGCAGCGCAGGGCAGCGGCGACAAAAGCGTGCAGGCGTACAATTTCCGTATTTGTCTTACCAACCGTCCGGAGAATATGATTCCTATTACACAGCCGGAAGGTTATGACGCTTCCCGTTACGAGTTGTTGCTGCGTGTGCTGGAAAAAGCGCCGGCTAAGAGCCTGTGGGGGTTTCTGAAATTTGACCTGATGCCGAACGGTAAAACGGATATTAACAACAACGGTCCTTTTTCCACCGATATGATCGGGATGAACTATGACTATCCGGAGGCGGACGCAAAGAAGCGGAAAGAGATTATCCGTCAGCATGAACTGTACAACAAGGGGTTATTGTATTTCATCGGCCATGATCCGCGGATGCCGGAGCAGCTGCGCCGCGAGATGCTGCAGTGGGGCTATCCTAAAGATGAATATGTGAATAACGGGCACTGGTCTCCGCAGTTATATGTGCGCGAAGTGCGCCGTATGGTGGGTGAGTATGTGATGACGCAGGCCAATTGCCAGGGGCGCGCTACGGTGACCGATGGTGTGGGCATGGCGGCATATACCATGGATTCGCATAACTGTCAGCGGGTAGTGGTGAACGGTATGGTGAAGAATGAGGGAGATGTACAGATCGGCGGCTTTGGCCCCTATCCGATATCTTACCGGTCGCTGGTACCTAAGACCGGCGAATGCGCCAACCTGCTGGTGCCGGTTTGTTTGTCTGCTTCTCATATTGCTTATGGTTCTATCCGGATGGAGCCGGTGTTTATGGTGCTGGCGCAATCTGCCGCTACTGCCGCGGTGGTAGCCATCGACAGTAAGGTGCCCGTGCAGCAGGTAGCCGTGAAGAAGGTGCAGCAGCTGCTGGCAGCCAATCCGCTGGCCGACAACAGCACACCGGAAATACTGGTGGATAATGACGATGCGGCCCATGTGACGCTGAAAGGCGACTGGAAAAAAGAAACGCGCGGCAGCTATGGCCCGTCCCTGTACCTGGACGACAGCAAGGGCGGTTTGCCGAAATCTGCACGTTTTGTCCCCGAAATACAGCGGGAGGGCGAGTACCATATTTACAGTTATCTGCCCAAACTGGCCAGCCAGGCTACTGTGACCCATGTGCAGGTTTTTGACGGAAAGGAGCTGAAGCCGGTGAAGATAGAAACCGGGGCTGTTAAAGTGGAAGGACAGACTTCCGGTGAATGGGTGTCGCTGGGTACTTTCCGTTTGCCGAAAGGGAAAAAGGCTTATGTAGAGGTCAGCAACGAGCAGGCAGATGGTGCGGTAGTAGCGGATGCGCTGCTGTTCATCGCCCGATGA
- a CDS encoding RagB/SusD family nutrient uptake outer membrane protein produces MKYSILIILSVLLFTSCERLLDEKPQSVAAEQFYNNAAEVQAGLNAIYTPIRAGGTMGALYQVQQEIYTEYMYGRGSHAPLNDYAGLDNTNITRIADMWAAFYEAIRNANIVILKTPAGKNLTDAEKSKFLAEARFMRALLYFHLVRNWAGVPIRKEHNMDSLSVPRGSREAVYQLITEDLLFAEANLPDAGRLVGAPSKWAAKTVLTDVYMNLNDYQKARDKALEVIQSGKFSLVNVVVSSDFDKLFGPDIITTPEEIFYLKFSRQPSGQGFQYPIYAHYPGAGYYPPGGYYTLYSDAVNNTFVKNWDKNDLRYDYNWYVQTFGLGPSTILNKKFSDRTTTTAAGNDYPMYRYADLLLFYAECDSRVNNGPTTDALEKLNMIHRRAYGRNPMVADAAVDFKMADYGSLQAFVDKVVQERAYEDCGEGKHWLDLKRLGIARSVIKAMKGITMADRHLLWPIPTTEYNYNKAIDPIKDQNPGY; encoded by the coding sequence ATGAAATATAGTATTCTCATCATATTGTCAGTGCTGCTGTTTACCTCCTGCGAAAGATTGCTGGACGAAAAACCGCAGTCTGTCGCAGCTGAACAGTTTTATAATAACGCCGCGGAAGTGCAGGCCGGCCTGAACGCCATCTATACACCGATACGCGCGGGGGGTACAATGGGTGCGCTGTACCAGGTGCAGCAGGAAATTTATACCGAGTATATGTATGGCCGTGGCAGCCACGCGCCGCTGAATGACTATGCCGGTCTGGATAATACCAATATTACCCGTATCGCTGATATGTGGGCTGCTTTTTATGAAGCCATCCGCAACGCCAATATTGTGATACTGAAAACGCCTGCCGGTAAAAATCTTACGGATGCCGAGAAAAGCAAATTTCTGGCAGAAGCCCGGTTTATGCGGGCGTTGCTGTATTTCCACCTGGTACGCAACTGGGCCGGTGTGCCCATTCGCAAGGAGCATAACATGGATTCCCTGAGCGTGCCACGAGGCAGCAGGGAAGCGGTATATCAGCTGATCACGGAAGACCTGCTGTTTGCCGAAGCCAATCTGCCGGACGCCGGCCGGCTGGTAGGCGCCCCTTCCAAATGGGCCGCCAAGACGGTGCTGACGGACGTATATATGAACCTGAACGACTACCAGAAAGCGCGGGACAAGGCGCTGGAAGTGATACAGTCGGGTAAGTTTTCGCTGGTGAACGTGGTAGTGTCTTCCGATTTTGACAAACTGTTCGGCCCGGATATTATCACGACACCGGAAGAAATCTTTTACCTGAAGTTCTCGCGGCAGCCATCCGGACAAGGGTTTCAGTATCCGATATACGCCCATTATCCCGGCGCCGGTTATTATCCGCCGGGCGGTTATTATACCTTGTACAGCGATGCGGTCAACAATACCTTCGTAAAGAACTGGGATAAAAACGATCTGCGGTACGATTATAACTGGTACGTACAAACGTTCGGTCTCGGTCCCAGCACTATTCTCAATAAAAAATTCAGCGACCGTACCACTACTACCGCCGCAGGAAACGATTACCCGATGTACCGCTACGCTGATCTGCTGCTGTTTTATGCGGAGTGCGACAGCCGCGTTAATAACGGGCCTACCACCGATGCGCTGGAGAAACTGAATATGATACACCGCCGTGCGTACGGCAGGAACCCGATGGTGGCGGATGCCGCAGTTGATTTTAAAATGGCGGACTACGGCAGTTTACAGGCCTTTGTGGACAAGGTAGTACAGGAACGCGCCTATGAAGACTGCGGAGAGGGTAAGCACTGGCTGGACCTGAAGCGGCTGGGCATTGCCAGGAGCGTGATCAAAGCCATGAAAGGCATCACGATGGCAGACAGACATTTACTGTGGCCGATCCCCACAACAGAATACAACTATAACAAAGCAATTGATCCAATAAAAGACCAGAATCCCGGTTATTAA
- a CDS encoding TonB-dependent receptor, with the protein MKLSAIILLSACLQVSARGYAQNVSLSEKNAPLEKVFRAIEKQTGYVFFFDHRLLDNARRVTVEVKSASLEKVLELCLRQQSLTWSIVGQNIVIEPADNKKTTPLAAPVQELPVTGRVTATTGEPLPGATVVVKGSKIGAQTDADGGFKLMAPHTAVLVISYIGYKPQEVPAAGKQPLLIRLEADVNKASEVVVIGYGTAKKSDLTGSVSQIKSADITAQPNTNIMQALSGRAPGVRVMQNNGAPGGAISVRIRGINSIMGGNEPLYVIDGFPYNGNPTFLQPSDIASMEILKDASSTAIYGSRGANGIVIITTKSGRKKEATNVEVTAGYTIQSVSKKMKLMNAQQYATLYNEQAANDGLAPYFTKGQIDSFGLHPGTDWQSLVMHNAPIYNTSATVSGGTDKTRFSLSGGMFLQDGIVRNSNYKRYSIRGSVEHDISKIFSVSYNATLTRMDTRSQNSSLGNRGSDLISAMLMAPPTLTPYLPNGGYRRLTTAYPFISNAIINPMIPIYEISDRLKGDRVFSNAALTIKPWKDLSIRISGGIDNLNDRSDYYANIEPSTNSVGSATVRTVQSTSLLNENVLYYNKKIGVHGINVTAGFTYQDYVRTSMDGSGIGFLSDVTNTGSLGSAGTPGVPVSSYQKWVLLSYLARVNYTLMDRYLFTVSVRRDGSSRYSPGNKWSTFPSAAIAWRAIDEPFLKGSRVVSDLKVRASYGATGSAAVSPYQTMNQLKPGNTIFGDALYTSMAPDIVLPGNLKWETTYQADFGVDAAFFRDKVRLTADFYHKRTKNLLNTVQLPASMGYRTTLQNVGEMENKGMEFAVDVEVMKKAVTWNVNANISFNRNKIVKLYDGQDIFGNTFYTGSLNDYVNLLREGQPFGIFYGYVETGYTDKGNLQYADLNKDGKISAADKTYIGNPNPDFTYGLNSVTSYKGFELSVFIQGSQGNDIFNLNKAATLDLGMGLNLPADVAYDHWTPQNTQAKYPKITRTLAANMSTRFVEDGSYLRFKNIQLAYNLPLEKMNVKWFKKAQVYVSGQNLITFTRYSWYDPEVNAFGSLVAPGAQSSVNQGIDYATYPTNKSVTFGIRCGF; encoded by the coding sequence ATGAAATTATCAGCCATTATCTTACTATCAGCTTGTTTACAGGTCAGCGCAAGGGGCTACGCCCAGAACGTCTCTCTGTCCGAAAAAAATGCGCCGCTCGAAAAAGTCTTCCGTGCCATCGAAAAACAAACAGGGTATGTCTTCTTTTTCGATCACCGCCTGCTGGATAACGCCCGGCGTGTAACCGTAGAAGTGAAATCTGCTTCGCTGGAAAAAGTGCTGGAGCTGTGCCTCCGGCAGCAGTCCCTTACCTGGAGCATCGTTGGCCAGAATATCGTGATCGAACCGGCCGATAATAAAAAGACCACCCCATTGGCCGCCCCGGTGCAGGAGCTGCCGGTCACCGGCCGCGTGACCGCCACCACAGGGGAGCCGCTGCCAGGCGCCACCGTAGTGGTCAAAGGCAGTAAGATTGGCGCCCAGACAGACGCCGATGGCGGTTTTAAACTGATGGCTCCTCATACCGCCGTTCTCGTGATCTCCTATATCGGCTACAAGCCACAGGAAGTGCCGGCCGCAGGTAAACAACCGCTGCTGATACGCCTCGAAGCCGATGTCAACAAAGCCAGTGAAGTAGTGGTGATCGGCTACGGTACCGCTAAAAAAAGCGACCTTACCGGCTCCGTATCCCAGATAAAATCCGCAGACATTACCGCACAGCCCAATACCAACATCATGCAGGCCCTGAGCGGCCGCGCTCCGGGCGTACGCGTCATGCAGAACAACGGCGCACCCGGCGGCGCCATCAGCGTGCGCATCCGCGGCATCAATTCCATCATGGGCGGCAACGAACCGCTGTATGTGATCGACGGTTTTCCTTACAACGGCAATCCCACCTTTTTACAGCCTTCCGATATCGCCTCCATGGAAATCCTTAAAGATGCGTCTTCTACGGCCATCTACGGCTCCCGCGGAGCAAACGGCATCGTGATCATCACCACCAAAAGCGGCCGGAAAAAAGAAGCGACCAACGTGGAAGTCACCGCAGGATACACCATTCAGTCCGTCTCCAAAAAGATGAAGCTGATGAACGCGCAGCAATACGCTACGCTGTACAACGAACAAGCCGCCAACGACGGGCTGGCGCCGTATTTCACGAAAGGACAGATCGATTCGTTCGGCCTGCATCCGGGCACCGACTGGCAGTCGCTCGTGATGCACAACGCGCCCATCTACAATACCAGCGCCACCGTGAGCGGCGGTACCGACAAAACACGCTTCTCCCTCTCCGGCGGCATGTTCCTGCAGGACGGTATCGTCCGCAACAGCAATTATAAACGCTACTCTATCCGCGGCAGCGTGGAACACGATATCAGTAAAATATTCAGCGTGTCTTATAACGCTACGTTAACACGCATGGATACACGCAGCCAGAATTCAAGCCTGGGCAACCGCGGCAGCGACCTCATCTCAGCTATGCTGATGGCGCCGCCAACACTGACGCCCTACCTGCCCAATGGCGGCTACCGCCGCCTTACTACGGCCTATCCCTTTATCTCCAACGCGATCATCAACCCGATGATACCTATCTACGAGATATCGGACCGCCTCAAGGGCGACCGGGTATTTTCCAACGCCGCACTGACCATCAAGCCGTGGAAAGACCTGTCCATCCGCATCTCCGGCGGTATCGACAACCTGAACGACCGGTCGGACTACTACGCGAACATTGAACCGTCCACCAACTCTGTTGGCTCCGCTACGGTGAGGACCGTCCAGTCCACCAGCCTGCTCAACGAGAACGTGCTGTACTACAATAAAAAAATCGGCGTGCATGGTATCAACGTCACCGCCGGCTTCACTTACCAGGACTATGTGCGTACCTCGATGGACGGCTCCGGTATCGGCTTCCTCAGCGATGTGACAAATACCGGTTCCCTTGGCAGCGCCGGCACCCCCGGCGTTCCGGTCAGCAGCTACCAGAAGTGGGTACTGCTGTCTTACCTCGCAAGGGTCAACTACACTTTAATGGACAGGTATTTATTTACTGTCAGCGTACGCCGGGATGGCTCTTCCCGTTATTCTCCGGGCAACAAATGGAGTACCTTTCCTTCCGCCGCCATCGCCTGGAGAGCCATCGACGAGCCTTTCCTGAAAGGCTCCCGCGTTGTATCTGACCTGAAGGTGAGGGCCAGCTATGGCGCTACCGGCAGCGCTGCGGTAAGCCCCTATCAAACCATGAATCAACTGAAGCCCGGCAATACCATCTTCGGAGACGCGCTGTACACCTCCATGGCGCCCGATATCGTACTGCCCGGCAATCTAAAATGGGAAACCACCTATCAGGCCGACTTTGGCGTGGACGCTGCATTCTTCCGGGACAAGGTGCGCCTTACCGCCGACTTCTATCACAAAAGGACAAAGAACCTGCTGAATACCGTGCAGCTGCCCGCTTCCATGGGATACCGCACTACCCTGCAAAATGTGGGTGAGATGGAGAATAAAGGGATGGAGTTCGCTGTAGACGTAGAGGTGATGAAAAAAGCGGTTACCTGGAATGTGAACGCCAATATCTCCTTTAACCGCAATAAAATTGTGAAGCTGTATGACGGACAGGATATTTTCGGTAACACCTTTTACACCGGTTCGCTGAATGATTATGTGAACCTGCTGCGGGAAGGACAACCTTTCGGTATCTTCTACGGCTATGTGGAAACCGGTTATACCGACAAAGGGAACCTGCAGTATGCTGATCTCAACAAAGACGGAAAAATCAGCGCAGCTGATAAAACCTACATCGGTAATCCGAATCCTGATTTTACCTATGGCCTGAATTCCGTGACCAGCTATAAAGGATTTGAGTTGTCCGTCTTCATACAGGGTTCTCAGGGGAACGATATTTTTAATCTCAACAAAGCCGCCACCCTGGATTTAGGTATGGGGCTGAACCTGCCTGCCGATGTAGCCTATGATCACTGGACCCCGCAAAATACGCAGGCAAAGTATCCGAAGATCACCCGCACGCTGGCGGCTAATATGTCTACCCGTTTTGTGGAAGATGGTTCTTATCTGCGGTTTAAAAACATCCAGCTGGCGTATAACCTGCCGCTGGAGAAAATGAACGTGAAATGGTTTAAAAAGGCACAGGTGTACGTGAGCGGGCAAAACCTGATCACTTTTACCCGTTATTCCTGGTACGATCCGGAAGTGAACGCCTTTGGCTCGCTGGTGGCTCCCGGCGCACAGAGTTCCGTGAACCAGGGCATTGACTATGCTACCTATCCCACCAATAAATCGGTGACATTTGGTATCAGATGTGGTTTTTGA
- a CDS encoding FecR family protein, with protein MEPTPLSTLIARYLNEELSEEETAQLWETLRQGQGQDAWEEALLALLQDKTRHGQADAERMEQIYASIRPADTPEAPIARRRRWLYPAAAAVLALIIATAAFWRFRPSPPLAGHTTAPLHQVMPGGNKAVLILADGSTITLDSTANGMLAQQGSVQVVQVGNGLLAYKAGGNHTAGAVQYNKLAIPRGGQFRVTLPDGTNVWINAASTLRYPTTFPGADRTVELTGEAYFEVAKMPEKPFHVKAGNMDVLVLGTHFNVMAYTEEAAVHATLLEGAVKINTAGGGTALRPGQQLRMDQAGQVSVVNNVDVDEIVAWKNGYFQFNHEKLPGVMRQIARWYDVDIAYEGNIPDREFGGKISRNSSIEEVLKILELSKIHFRIEKKKIIVIP; from the coding sequence ATGGAACCAACACCTTTATCAACGCTGATAGCACGATATCTCAATGAAGAGCTGAGCGAAGAAGAAACCGCACAGCTCTGGGAAACCCTGCGGCAAGGCCAGGGTCAGGACGCGTGGGAAGAAGCCCTGCTGGCCCTGTTACAGGATAAAACCAGGCACGGTCAGGCTGACGCCGAACGGATGGAACAGATCTATGCTTCTATCCGTCCTGCCGATACGCCGGAGGCGCCCATCGCCCGCCGGCGCCGCTGGCTGTATCCGGCCGCCGCCGCCGTACTGGCGCTGATCATCGCTACGGCCGCTTTCTGGCGCTTCCGTCCGTCGCCGCCGCTGGCCGGTCATACCACTGCCCCCCTGCACCAGGTGATGCCCGGCGGCAATAAAGCGGTGCTCATACTGGCAGACGGCAGTACTATCACGCTCGACAGTACCGCCAACGGCATGCTGGCACAACAAGGCAGTGTGCAGGTGGTACAGGTCGGTAATGGTCTGCTGGCTTATAAAGCCGGCGGCAACCATACCGCCGGAGCGGTGCAATACAATAAGCTGGCCATCCCCCGCGGCGGCCAGTTCCGGGTAACCCTGCCGGACGGCACCAACGTCTGGATCAACGCGGCCTCTACGCTGCGTTATCCGACCACCTTTCCCGGGGCCGACAGGACCGTGGAACTTACGGGGGAAGCCTATTTCGAAGTGGCCAAAATGCCGGAAAAACCCTTCCATGTAAAAGCCGGCAATATGGACGTGCTGGTGCTGGGCACCCATTTTAACGTAATGGCATATACGGAGGAGGCCGCAGTACACGCCACCCTGCTGGAAGGCGCCGTGAAAATAAATACTGCCGGCGGCGGTACCGCGCTGCGGCCAGGACAGCAGCTCCGCATGGACCAGGCCGGCCAGGTGTCGGTGGTCAATAATGTAGACGTGGATGAAATTGTGGCGTGGAAGAACGGCTACTTCCAGTTCAACCATGAGAAATTACCCGGCGTTATGCGGCAGATAGCCCGCTGGTATGATGTAGACATCGCCTACGAAGGCAATATCCCCGACCGGGAATTTGGCGGCAAAATTTCCCGCAACAGCAGCATAGAAGAAGTCCTGAAGATACTTGAGCTTAGTAAGATCCATTTCAGAATAGAAAAAAAGAAGATCATCGTCATACCATGA